A window of Gammaproteobacteria bacterium genomic DNA:
GATGGTCATGCCGGGAGACAACATCAAAGTTGTCGTCTCCCTCATTGCCCCGATCGCCATGGAGCAAGGCCTGCGCTTCGCAATTCGCGAAGGCGGCCGGACCGTGGGTGCGGGTGTTGTAGCGAAGGTGGTGGAGTAACAGGACCGGAAACCGGTTGCCGTTATCGTTGATTTTTCTCGCCCGCTTCGGCAGTCATGTCTGAGCGGGCGTCGGTGTCGTTAACGAAAGCACCATGACAACGATCAAACAGCAAGACGTTATCCAGAGCATTAAGGATGCGTTGCAGTACATCTCGTACTACCACCCGATGGATTACATCGAGGCGTTAGGCGAGGCATACGAAGCCGAAGAGTCGCCAGCGGCGCGCGATGCAATCGCGCAGATCCTGACGAACTCGCGCATGTGCGCCGAGGGACATCGACCGATTTGCCAGGACACTGGCATCGTTGTCGTGTTTCTCAAGGTTGGCATGAACGTGCGCTGGGAAGCGACGATGTCGGTCGAGGAGATGGTGAACGAAGGCGTTCGTCAGGCGTATCTCGATCCAGATAATAAGTTGCGCGCCTCGATCATTAATGATCCGGCGGGCAAGCGGAAGAACACCGGCGATAAC
This region includes:
- a CDS encoding elongation factor Tu, whose protein sequence is MVMPGDNIKVVVSLIAPIAMEQGLRFAIREGGRTVGAGVVAKVVE